The following are encoded together in the Vibrio splendidus genome:
- the torR gene encoding two-component system response regulator TorR, with translation MSYHVLVVEDDVVTRSKLVGYFQNEGYTVSEAESGAQMRNVLEENNVDLIMLDINLPGEDGLMLTRELRSQSDIGIILVTGRTDSIDKIVGLEMGADDYVTKPFELRELLVRVKNLLWRISAARKTAAGKVEETEDESVVRFGEWTFDIPRRALSKNGEPVKLTKAEYELLVALSSYPNQVLSRERILNMISHRVDAPNDRTIDVLIRRMRAKMEFDPKNPQIFVTVHGEGYMFAGD, from the coding sequence ATGAGCTATCACGTATTAGTCGTAGAAGATGATGTGGTAACCCGCAGTAAACTGGTCGGATACTTCCAGAACGAAGGTTACACAGTAAGCGAAGCAGAAAGCGGCGCTCAAATGAGAAACGTGTTAGAAGAAAACAACGTTGACCTCATTATGCTGGACATCAACTTACCAGGCGAAGATGGATTGATGCTAACTCGCGAATTACGCAGTCAATCAGACATTGGAATTATTTTAGTTACTGGACGCACGGATAGCATCGACAAAATCGTTGGCCTTGAAATGGGCGCTGACGATTACGTTACTAAACCCTTCGAACTTCGCGAGTTATTGGTTCGAGTTAAAAACCTACTTTGGCGCATTTCTGCCGCTCGTAAAACAGCAGCAGGTAAGGTTGAAGAGACTGAAGACGAATCTGTGGTTCGTTTTGGTGAGTGGACGTTTGATATCCCTCGTCGTGCGCTAAGCAAAAACGGCGAACCGGTAAAACTGACTAAAGCTGAATATGAACTGTTGGTTGCGCTCTCTTCTTATCCTAACCAGGTATTAAGTCGTGAACGCATTCTGAATATGATCAGTCACCGAGTGGATGCTCCAAACGATCGAACTATCGATGTGTTAATCCGTCGTATGCGTGCGAAGATGGAGTTTGACCCTAAGAATCCACAAATTTTTGTAACGGTTCACGGTGAAGGTTACATGTTCGCTGGTGATTGA
- the torD gene encoding molecular chaperone TorD, producing the protein MKDTKAFNEQRAEIYWWLSSLFAKELTQEELDHYHSVEIRSFLTGLGENETLKPAIDSLVDALNRLQTREDAQLELSADFCDLFLKTDKHGALPYASMYIGETGLLNDKPAKDMEEIMAKHNLVVNQDLKEPADHIAIELDFLGNLIIRSNETELEEELEKSFIVQQQFIEQQLLTWVPKFNVKCHDVDEFGFYASVSSLLLAFCKLDTQYLAGE; encoded by the coding sequence ATGAAAGATACGAAAGCGTTCAACGAGCAAAGAGCAGAAATATACTGGTGGCTATCAAGCTTATTCGCTAAAGAGCTCACTCAAGAAGAACTCGATCACTACCACTCTGTTGAAATTCGTTCTTTCCTAACTGGTTTAGGCGAAAATGAAACACTAAAGCCAGCGATCGATAGCCTAGTGGATGCGCTAAACCGCCTACAAACGCGTGAAGATGCTCAACTAGAATTGTCTGCTGACTTCTGTGACTTATTCTTAAAAACAGATAAGCATGGCGCACTTCCTTACGCTTCTATGTATATCGGTGAGACTGGCCTTTTGAATGATAAGCCAGCAAAAGATATGGAAGAGATCATGGCTAAGCACAACTTAGTGGTGAACCAAGACCTAAAAGAACCAGCTGACCACATCGCTATCGAACTCGACTTCCTTGGCAACTTGATCATCCGTTCTAATGAAACTGAGCTTGAAGAAGAGCTAGAAAAATCGTTCATTGTTCAACAGCAATTTATCGAGCAACAACTTCTTACTTGGGTACCAAAGTTCAACGTTAAATGTCATGACGTTGACGAATTCGGTTTCTACGCATCAGTCTCATCTCTGTTACTTGCATTCTGCAAATTGGACACACAATACCTCGCTGGTGAATAA
- the purR gene encoding HTH-type transcriptional repressor PurR, giving the protein MATIKDVARLAGVSTTTVSHVINKTRFVAEATQEKVNKAVDELNYAPSAVARSLKCNTTRTIGMLVTQSTNLFFSEVIDGVESYCYRQGYTLILCNTGGIYEKQRDYIRMLAEKRVDGILVMCSDLTEELRGMLDRHADIPKVIMDWGPESSQADKIIDNSEEGGYLATKYLIDHGHSKIACLSGHLDKAACVERIAGYKRALNEAKIAADDNMIIEGNFECDTAVLAAEKIIKMVDRPTAVFCFNDTMALGLMSRLQEKGIRIPEDISVIGYDNIELAEYFSPPLTTVHQPKRRVGKNAFEILLERIKDKDHEKRVFEMHPEIVERSTVKTLN; this is encoded by the coding sequence ATGGCCACTATAAAAGATGTCGCTCGCTTAGCAGGCGTATCAACAACAACCGTTTCTCACGTAATCAACAAAACTCGCTTTGTTGCAGAAGCGACGCAAGAAAAAGTAAATAAAGCCGTAGACGAACTGAACTATGCACCAAGTGCCGTTGCTCGTAGTTTGAAGTGCAATACAACCCGCACTATCGGCATGCTAGTTACTCAATCAACTAACCTATTCTTCTCTGAAGTTATCGATGGTGTTGAAAGCTACTGCTACCGTCAAGGTTACACTTTGATCCTGTGTAATACGGGCGGTATCTATGAGAAGCAACGTGACTACATTCGAATGCTTGCAGAGAAACGTGTAGATGGCATCTTAGTTATGTGTTCTGACCTAACTGAAGAGCTGAGAGGCATGTTAGACCGTCACGCTGACATTCCTAAAGTGATTATGGATTGGGGCCCTGAGAGTTCTCAAGCAGATAAGATCATCGACAACTCTGAAGAAGGTGGTTACCTAGCGACCAAATACCTCATTGATCACGGTCACTCCAAGATTGCTTGTTTAAGTGGCCACTTAGACAAAGCGGCATGTGTTGAACGCATCGCGGGTTACAAACGCGCACTCAACGAAGCTAAGATTGCTGCCGATGATAACATGATCATTGAAGGTAACTTCGAGTGTGATACTGCGGTTCTTGCGGCAGAGAAAATCATTAAGATGGTAGATCGCCCAACGGCCGTATTCTGTTTTAACGACACGATGGCACTCGGCCTAATGAGCAGACTGCAAGAGAAAGGAATTCGTATCCCTGAAGATATTTCAGTGATCGGCTATGACAACATCGAGCTGGCTGAATACTTCTCTCCGCCGTTAACAACGGTTCACCAACCCAAACGTCGTGTTGGTAAGAACGCTTTCGAAATTTTGTTAGAACGCATTAAAGATAAAGACCATGAAAAGCGTGTGTTCGAAATGCATCCTGAAATTGTTGAGCGAAGCACAGTTAAAACGTTAAATTAA
- a CDS encoding TfoX/Sxy family DNA transformation protein, producing the protein MDKPILKDSMKLFESLGKIKSRSMFGGFGLFADDTMFALVVNDQLHIRADKCTTKQFEQQGFQPYVYKKRGFPVVTKYFALPEGLWQDQEKILQLATTSLGFAKEEKAEQSSAKPTRLKDLPNLRLATERMLKKAGIDSVERLYESGSVNAFNAIKESHASSVSIELLWALEGAINGTHWSVIPQQRREELINRVN; encoded by the coding sequence ATGGATAAACCGATACTAAAGGATTCAATGAAATTATTTGAATCCCTAGGAAAAATAAAATCACGCTCGATGTTTGGTGGCTTCGGTCTTTTTGCTGATGACACTATGTTTGCTCTGGTTGTAAATGACCAGTTGCACATACGAGCAGACAAATGCACAACGAAACAGTTCGAACAACAAGGGTTTCAACCGTACGTCTACAAAAAACGTGGTTTCCCTGTCGTTACTAAATATTTCGCTTTACCTGAAGGCCTGTGGCAAGACCAAGAGAAAATCTTGCAGCTTGCAACGACGTCTCTGGGTTTTGCTAAAGAAGAAAAAGCTGAGCAATCTTCAGCTAAGCCTACTCGACTCAAAGATCTGCCCAACCTTCGACTCGCCACTGAGCGTATGTTGAAAAAAGCAGGGATCGATTCCGTAGAACGTTTATATGAATCTGGCTCTGTAAACGCATTTAACGCCATCAAAGAATCACATGCGTCTTCTGTCAGTATTGAACTACTTTGGGCGTTAGAAGGCGCGATCAATGGCACACATTGGTCTGTTATACCGCAGCAGCGTCGTGAAGAGCTTATCAATCGCGTCAATTAA
- a CDS encoding TVP38/TMEM64 family protein yields the protein MSKKMILGIVLVVTIVLLGVNFGQYLTLENAKAQQAVLNDYIDSNFIAAAAIYFVAYIMITAFSIPGAAVVTLLGAALFGFWNSLLLVSFASAIGATLAFLSSRYLLRDWIQTKFGDKLATINKGVEKDGAFYLFSLRLIPVFPFFLINLLMGLTPMSVSRYYITSQIGMLPGTAVFLNAGTQLAEIDSLSGIVSPSVLLSFALLGVFPIIAKWLMNKFRSAPVAE from the coding sequence ATGAGTAAGAAAATGATATTGGGTATTGTGTTGGTCGTAACCATCGTCTTGTTAGGCGTCAATTTCGGCCAATACCTAACGCTTGAAAATGCCAAGGCCCAACAAGCCGTTTTAAATGACTACATTGATAGCAACTTCATTGCTGCCGCTGCTATCTATTTTGTCGCGTATATAATGATTACTGCTTTCTCCATTCCTGGTGCCGCTGTTGTGACCCTATTAGGGGCCGCGCTATTTGGCTTCTGGAACAGCTTGCTGCTGGTATCTTTCGCGAGTGCGATCGGTGCGACCTTAGCATTCTTAAGTAGCCGTTATCTGTTACGTGACTGGATTCAAACCAAGTTTGGTGACAAATTAGCAACGATTAACAAGGGCGTTGAAAAAGACGGAGCATTTTACTTATTTTCTCTGCGTCTGATTCCTGTCTTCCCGTTTTTCCTTATCAATCTGTTGATGGGTCTAACACCGATGTCAGTGAGTCGTTACTACATTACGAGTCAAATAGGGATGTTACCGGGTACTGCTGTTTTCTTGAATGCTGGTACTCAACTCGCGGAAATTGATTCACTTTCGGGTATCGTGTCCCCTTCAGTACTATTGTCATTTGCCTTACTGGGTGTATTCCCAATCATTGCTAAATGGTTGATGAATAAATTTCGCTCAGCACCTGTGGCTGAATAA
- a CDS encoding putative signal transducing protein, whose product MKIFSASNPTEAHIICGLLESENIACEVRGEGLFGLKGEIPFTEETDPYVWLYELELASKARAVVNDYQKQQDSIIYEEWRCGECHEVNEAQFGSCWQCGAASPE is encoded by the coding sequence ATGAAAATCTTCAGTGCATCGAATCCGACAGAAGCTCATATCATCTGTGGATTGTTAGAAAGCGAGAATATTGCCTGTGAAGTCCGTGGTGAAGGGTTGTTCGGATTGAAAGGGGAAATCCCATTCACTGAAGAAACTGACCCTTACGTATGGTTATATGAGCTAGAATTGGCGAGCAAAGCCCGGGCAGTTGTTAATGACTACCAGAAACAGCAAGATTCGATCATCTATGAAGAGTGGCGTTGTGGTGAGTGTCATGAAGTCAACGAAGCGCAATTCGGCTCTTGCTGGCAGTGCGGTGCTGCTTCACCTGAATAG
- a CDS encoding alpha/beta fold hydrolase, protein MSESLLFHKTFTHPTSDEWVVFVHGAGGSSSIWFKQIKAYKQHFNLLLIDLRGHGKSDNILKELISNRYTFKAVTLDILKVLDHLKIRSAHFVGMSLGTIIVRNVAELAAGRVRSMVLGGAVTKLNTRSQVLIKLGNLSKHIIPYMWLYSLFAYVVMPQKSQKESRNLFIREAKKLCQKEFKRWFILTADVNPLMKYFKDRELPIPTLYLMGERDYMFIKPVKEMVEAHKSSELVEIANCGHVCNVENPEEFNQRSIAFIQKQIQ, encoded by the coding sequence ATGTCTGAGAGTTTACTATTTCATAAAACATTTACTCACCCTACGAGCGATGAGTGGGTTGTATTTGTGCATGGCGCAGGAGGCAGTTCCTCCATTTGGTTTAAGCAGATCAAAGCGTATAAACAGCACTTCAACTTGCTTCTCATTGATTTGAGAGGGCATGGTAAATCAGACAACATCCTCAAAGAGTTGATTTCGAATCGTTATACGTTCAAAGCGGTAACGCTCGATATTCTTAAGGTGTTAGACCATCTAAAAATCCGTTCTGCACACTTTGTAGGCATGTCTTTGGGCACGATTATTGTCCGTAATGTCGCAGAGCTAGCGGCTGGCCGAGTACGTTCAATGGTACTGGGTGGTGCCGTGACCAAACTCAACACTCGCTCTCAAGTCTTAATCAAGCTGGGTAACCTCAGCAAGCACATCATTCCTTACATGTGGTTATACAGCCTTTTCGCTTACGTTGTGATGCCACAAAAAAGCCAAAAAGAATCACGTAACCTGTTTATCCGCGAAGCCAAAAAGCTGTGCCAAAAAGAGTTTAAACGCTGGTTTATCCTTACGGCTGATGTGAACCCATTGATGAAGTACTTCAAAGACCGAGAGTTGCCGATTCCAACTTTGTATTTGATGGGCGAGCGCGACTACATGTTCATCAAGCCAGTAAAAGAAATGGTAGAAGCGCATAAGTCGAGTGAGTTGGTAGAAATTGCCAACTGTGGGCATGTGTGCAACGTAGAAAACCCTGAAGAATTCAATCAACGATCTATCGCTTTTATTCAAAAGCAAATTCAGTGA